A portion of the Sandaracinobacteroides saxicola genome contains these proteins:
- a CDS encoding helix-turn-helix domain-containing protein — MTMGSLQTITTQGADELVILPRADYDRLIAELEDAQDIASAKAFEAREASADWLPWDLAKRLRRGEHPITIWREHRGLTQRALATAAGMTAAQLSEIESGKKTGSVMTLKRMADVLVVTVDELLPFVE, encoded by the coding sequence ATGACTATGGGAAGCCTTCAGACCATCACCACGCAGGGCGCCGACGAACTCGTCATCCTGCCCCGCGCCGATTACGACCGGCTGATCGCCGAGCTGGAGGACGCGCAGGACATCGCCAGCGCCAAGGCCTTCGAGGCCCGCGAAGCCAGCGCCGACTGGCTCCCCTGGGACCTCGCGAAACGCCTCCGTCGCGGCGAACACCCTATTACCATCTGGCGCGAGCACCGCGGCCTTACCCAACGCGCCCTTGCCACCGCCGCCGGCATGACCGCCGCGCAACTCTCCGAAATCGAATCGGGCAAGAAAACCGGCTCTGTGATGACGCTGAAGCGGATGGCAGATGTGTTGGTCGTGACGGTGGATGAGCTGCTGCCTTTCGTTGAGTAG